A single Lolium perenne isolate Kyuss_39 chromosome 6, Kyuss_2.0, whole genome shotgun sequence DNA region contains:
- the LOC139832650 gene encoding disease resistance protein Pik-2-like codes for MAEFALGLTKTAVEGTVSRVKSVIEEEAKLKVQVQHDLLFITGEFQMMQSFLNVTNSDRTKNETVRTWVRQLRDLAFDVEDCVEFVVHLDGKSAWWWRILPSCMAPPLPLDEAVAEIKQLKARVEDVSHRNTRYSLIIGNESGSSSIKPFAISATAEKPNMVAVAYDILKEVWEDTGKKPEDSISSLKTLITNYGNDLQVVSLWNRSEGAAHVGEIYNIINEAYCDKEICQEFTIRAWIKLMHPFNPDEFLKSLLTQFNATSSRLQANNFREKMKSPMEDNLIQQVSEHRYLVILEEVSTVVEWNIIRMYLPDNHNGSRIVVSTKKLGIALLCTGEPYQVSEIRRFSGDQYICAFFKVHL; via the coding sequence ATGGCGGAGTTCGCGCTTGGCTTGAccaagacggcggtggaggggaCGGTGAGCAGAGTCAAATCGGTGatagaggaggaggcgaagctcaAGGTGCAGGTGCAGCACGACCTACTGTTCATCACCGGCGAATTTCAGATGATGCAATCTTTTCTGAACGTCACCAACTCCGACCGCACCAAGAACGAGACGGTGAGGACATGGGTGAGGCAGCTCCGAGACCTTGCCTTCGACGTGGAGGACTGCGTCGAGTTTGTCGTCCACCTCGACGGCAAGTCCGCATGGTGGTGGCGCATCCTGCCGTCCTGTATGGCGCCGCCGCTGCCCCTCGACGAGGCGGTCGCCGAGATAAAGCAACTGAAGGCCAGGGTGGAGGACGTCAGTCACAGGAACACACGCTACAGCCTCATCATCGGCAATGAGTCCGGCTCCAGCTCCATTAAGCCATTTGCTATCTCGGCGACGGCTGAGAAGCCGAACATGGTTGCTGTGGCATATGACATCCTAAAGGAGGTTTGGGAGGACACGGGGAAGAAGCCGGAAGACAGCATCAGCAGTCTTAAGACTTTGATCACCAATTATGGAAATGACCTTCAAGTGGTCTCGCTATGGAACAGGTCAGAGGGAGCTGCTCATGTTGGAGAGATATACAATATCATCAACGAGGCCTACTGTGACAAAGAAATATGCCAAGAATTCACAATCCGTGCCTGGATAAAGCTGATGCACCCCTTCAACCCTGACGAGTTCCTCAAGAGCTTGCTCACGCAGTTCAACGCCACCTCTTCTCGCCTCCAAGCAAACAACTTCCGGGAGAAGATGAAATCACCTATGGAAGACAATCTCATCCAGCAAGTCAGCGAGCACAGGTATCTTGTCATCCTAGAAGAAGTATCCACCGTGGTAGAGTGGAATATCATCAGAATGTACCTGCCGGACAATCACAACGGCAGCCGGATCGTCGTGTCGACAAAGAAGTTAGGCATTGCCCTTTTATGCACCGGGGAGCCGTACCAAGTTTCAGAGATCAGACGCTTCTCTGGAGATCAATATATTTGTGCATTTTTCAAGGTACATCTTTAA